In a single window of the bacterium genome:
- a CDS encoding SpoIIE family protein phosphatase, with protein MEKRTLILGGRVGDLDVRFELGEGVHVAGRAADCDILLSESSISRRHAEIEFRDGRARLRDLGSHNGTQLNGKPIDGWRDLEFGDKLTLGRATLTVGGKPDTRALMTFVGDRPSTGVAITWHEVAGRDRGERLAPRGGGKRAELFTVLAEAGSLLVSPGAPEDLFEPILDLVDAAMAPERALIVLLDENNGEPQVRASRVRGGGEADNIMLSRTVIERVLGERVSFLIEDAQRDAALQAQMSIVSQGLHTAMAAPLFDNQSVIGLLYADSADSADRYTTDELKAFTLLANCIAVALTHARYHTMEAEKQRLDTELGAARRIMATLLPAESPAVAGWELLTHLESCTEVGGDLYDVFPLPDGRLAVVIGDVAGKGLGAALLVSSLLPLLRGLAGSIADPSDLVHRLNAVLFAATEPIRYATLFVGLLDPATGELAYVNAGHNPPYVVRGDGATDALAGTGLPVALMDDGVWKAGTASLAAGDLLALYTDGIPEAWNADDEDFGDERLRALLASLRGRPAADVRDAVLADVKAFVGEAPTSDDITLVLLRRLH; from the coding sequence ATGGAAAAGCGAACCCTCATCCTGGGCGGCCGTGTCGGCGACCTCGACGTCCGCTTCGAGCTGGGCGAAGGCGTCCACGTCGCGGGCCGCGCCGCGGACTGCGACATCCTGCTGTCCGAATCCTCGATCTCGAGACGTCACGCCGAGATCGAGTTCCGCGACGGTCGGGCGCGACTGCGCGACCTGGGCAGCCACAACGGCACACAGCTCAACGGCAAGCCGATCGACGGCTGGCGCGACCTGGAGTTCGGCGACAAGCTGACGCTGGGCCGCGCGACGCTCACCGTGGGCGGCAAGCCGGACACCCGGGCGCTGATGACCTTCGTCGGCGACCGGCCGTCGACGGGCGTGGCGATCACCTGGCACGAGGTCGCCGGGCGCGACCGCGGCGAGCGCCTCGCGCCGCGCGGTGGCGGCAAGCGGGCCGAACTGTTCACCGTGCTGGCCGAGGCGGGCAGCCTGCTGGTCTCCCCGGGCGCGCCGGAGGACCTGTTCGAGCCCATCCTGGACCTCGTCGACGCGGCCATGGCGCCCGAGCGGGCGCTGATCGTGCTGCTGGACGAAAACAACGGCGAACCGCAGGTGCGCGCCTCGCGGGTGCGCGGCGGCGGCGAGGCCGACAACATCATGCTCAGCCGGACGGTGATCGAGCGCGTGCTCGGCGAGCGGGTGTCGTTCCTGATCGAGGACGCGCAGCGGGACGCGGCGCTGCAGGCGCAGATGAGCATCGTCTCGCAGGGCCTGCACACGGCCATGGCGGCGCCGCTGTTCGACAACCAGAGCGTCATCGGCCTGCTCTACGCCGACTCCGCCGACTCCGCCGACCGCTACACCACCGACGAGCTGAAGGCCTTCACCCTGCTGGCCAACTGCATCGCGGTCGCCCTGACCCACGCCCGCTACCACACCATGGAGGCCGAGAAGCAGCGCCTCGACACCGAGCTGGGCGCGGCGCGGCGCATCATGGCCACGCTGCTGCCCGCCGAGTCGCCGGCGGTGGCGGGCTGGGAGCTGCTGACCCACCTGGAGTCCTGCACCGAGGTCGGCGGCGACCTCTACGACGTCTTCCCGCTGCCCGACGGGCGCCTGGCGGTCGTGATCGGGGACGTGGCGGGCAAGGGGCTGGGCGCGGCGCTGCTGGTCTCCTCGCTGCTGCCGCTGCTGCGGGGCCTGGCCGGCTCGATCGCCGACCCCTCGGACCTCGTCCACCGGCTCAACGCGGTCCTCTTCGCCGCCACCGAGCCGATCCGCTACGCCACGCTGTTCGTGGGGCTGCTGGATCCCGCCACCGGCGAGCTGGCCTACGTCAACGCCGGGCACAACCCGCCCTACGTGGTGCGCGGCGACGGCGCGACCGACGCGCTGGCCGGCACCGGCCTGCCGGTGGCGCTGATGGACGATGGTGTCTGGAAGGCCGGCACGGCGTCGCTCGCAGCCGGCGACTTGCTGGCCCTGTACACCGACGGCATCCCCGAGGCCTGGAACGCCGACGACGAGGACTTCGGCGACGAGCGCCTGCGCGCCCTGCTGGCCTCCTTGCGCGGTCGCCCGGCGGCCGACGTGCGCGACGCCGTGCTGGCCGACGTGAAGGCCTTCGTGGGCGAGGCGCCCACCAGCGACGACATCACCCTGGTGCTGCTGCGCCGCCT
- a CDS encoding diguanylate cyclase — MQPHAWIHEFPAAITVCDTAGVILEMNARAIETFADQGGAALVGLNLLDCHPEPSRTQVANMLRDRTRNAYTIEKRGVRKLIYQSPWYRNGAYAGFVELSLVIPAEMPHFVRQG, encoded by the coding sequence TTGCAGCCCCACGCCTGGATCCACGAGTTCCCCGCCGCGATCACCGTGTGCGACACGGCGGGGGTCATCCTGGAGATGAACGCCCGCGCGATCGAGACCTTCGCCGACCAGGGCGGCGCCGCTCTGGTCGGCCTGAACCTCCTGGACTGCCACCCCGAGCCCTCGCGCACGCAGGTCGCGAACATGCTGCGGGACCGCACCCGCAACGCCTACACCATCGAGAAGCGCGGCGTGCGCAAGCTGATCTACCAGTCGCCCTGGTACCGGAACGGCGCCTACGCCGGCTTCGTCGAGCTGTCCCTGGTGATCCCGGCCGAGATGCCGCACTTCGTCCGCCAGGGCTGA